The following is a genomic window from Ethanoligenens harbinense YUAN-3.
CCATCGCCAGACGCTATGGCGTGACCTCCGAAAGCGTGATGCAGGCAAACGCCCTGCCCGAACCCGACCAGTTGGCGGTGGGGCAGGCCGTCGTGGTGCCGCAGGGGCGGCGCATCTATACCGTGCGCCCGGGAGACTCGGTGTTTGCCATCGCGCAGCGCTACGGCGTGCCGCCCTCCTCCATCCTAGAGGAAAATCCGGACATTGAGGACGGCAGCCGCCTCTACCCGGGGCAGATCGTGGTCATTCCTCCGCCGCAGGCCCGACAGGGCACCATCGAGGTCAACGGCTATGCTTTCCCGAGCACGTCCCCGGCGCTTTTGCAGCCCATCTTCCCGCTGCTCACCTATCTGTCCCTTTTTGCCTATCGCGTACGGGCGGACGGCAGCTTGGAACCGATCGACGACGGGCCGCTCATCAACCTGTCCAGGCAAAATCGCACCGCTCCTGTGATGGTGATCGCCAACATCCGCGAGACCGGCGGTTTCAGCACCGAGATCGGACAATCGGTACTAAACGACCAGACGGTACAGAACGCGCTGGTGCAAAACATCCGCACCACCATGCGCGAAAAAAATTATTATGCGCTCAACGTCGATTTTGAGTACATCCGCCCGCAGGATCGCGAGGCCTACAACGCATTTCTCACCCGCATCACCGGCGTGATGCACAGTGAAGGATATCCCGTCTTCACGGCTGTGGCGCCCAAACTGAACGCCGCCCAGCAGGGCCTGCTCTATGAGGCGCACGACTATCCCGCCCATGGCCGCACGGTGGACCGCGTGATCCTCATGACGTATGAATGGGGCTATCTGGCCGGACCGCCGCAGGCCGTCGCCCCCATCGACCAGGTGCGTCGCGTGGTGCAGTATGCCGTTTCGGTCATCCCGCCGCAAAAGATCCTGCTCGGCATGCCCAACTATGCCTACGACTGGACACTGCCCTACCGGCGCGGCACGCTGGCGGACACGTTTTCGAATGTGGAGGCCGTGCGGCGCGCCATCGCCAACAATGCCGCCATCCAATACGACAACACCGCACGCTCGCCGTTCTACACCTATTACGACGCGCAGCGCAGACAGCACATCGTCTGGTTCGAGGATGCGCGCAGCGTGCAGCAGAAATTCGCTCTGGTCACCGAGTTCGGGCTGGCGGGCGTCAGCTATTGGACGGTGGGACGGCCGTTCCCGGTCAACTGGTTTGTGCTGAACGAAATGTTCAACGTACGCAAAGTGCTTTGAAATTTCTATGAGGGCAAAAACGCGCGCGGCGGAGTTTGTCCGCCGCGCGCGTTGCGGTTTTTCGCCGCGGCAAGCGCCGCGCGTGCCTTTTTCGCCATGCCCCGTTTTAGCGGGGCACCGGCCTATTTTTCGTTGTGGTTCACCCAGTCGCGCGCCCGCTTGACATTCTGCTCGGACGGCAGCGCTACATCGGTGCCCTCCTGCTCATGGTCCTTCTGGCTGATGGCACTCATGATGAACGTCCCGTTCTCCTGCTTTTTCAGGAGGGCGGGCTGATGTTTCAGATATTTCTTGCGGTCGAAAAACCCATCGATCACCATTTCGCTCACCTCTTTATCCAAACGCCCTGTTGCAAATGAAAAACCCGGGCATGCTGCCATGCCCGGGTTTATTGTGTGCTTTTTTGAAGAAAAGATGAGGCTTTCCAGATTTTTATTTGATTTCATCCAGCGGGCGCAGATGCCGCCGGGAAATTTCGTCCACCTTTTTCACACGACGCTCATATTTTTCCTGCCCGGCAAAAAAATCGGTGTGCATCCAGACATCCACGATTTCCAG
Proteins encoded in this region:
- a CDS encoding LysM peptidoglycan-binding domain-containing protein produces the protein MIIHVVEPGESLYSIARRYGVTSESVMQANALPEPDQLAVGQAVVVPQGRRIYTVRPGDSVFAIAQRYGVPPSSILEENPDIEDGSRLYPGQIVVIPPPQARQGTIEVNGYAFPSTSPALLQPIFPLLTYLSLFAYRVRADGSLEPIDDGPLINLSRQNRTAPVMVIANIRETGGFSTEIGQSVLNDQTVQNALVQNIRTTMREKNYYALNVDFEYIRPQDREAYNAFLTRITGVMHSEGYPVFTAVAPKLNAAQQGLLYEAHDYPAHGRTVDRVILMTYEWGYLAGPPQAVAPIDQVRRVVQYAVSVIPPQKILLGMPNYAYDWTLPYRRGTLADTFSNVEAVRRAIANNAAIQYDNTARSPFYTYYDAQRRQHIVWFEDARSVQQKFALVTEFGLAGVSYWTVGRPFPVNWFVLNEMFNVRKVL
- a CDS encoding CDIF630_02480 family spore surface protein, which codes for MVIDGFFDRKKYLKHQPALLKKQENGTFIMSAISQKDHEQEGTDVALPSEQNVKRARDWVNHNEK